The genomic stretch TCGGCGTTCTTGCCGAGCAGGTCGGCGAAGAGGATCAGGCCGAACACGAAGGAGGCGGCCGACAGGAGCGTGCCGATCCAGTGGCCGACGCGGTCGAGGCGCCGGCCGCCGGCCAGGAGGACGGCCGCTCCGAGCAGGGGCGCCGCGATGAGCAGCGCGATCAGGTTCTCCACGATTCTTCCGACCCCTTACAGCTTCATCAGGCTGGCGTCGTCGACCGAGGCCGAATGGCGGGTACGGAACAGCGACACGATGATCGCGAGGCCCACCACGACCTCCGCGGCGGCGACGACCATCGTGAAGAAGGCGATGATCTGGCCGTCGAGGTTGCCGTGCATCCGGGAGAAGGTGACGAACGCGAGGTTGCAGGCGTTCAGCATCAGCTCGATGCACATGAAGACCACGATGGCGTTACGCCGGATCAGCACGCCGGTCGCGCCGATCGTGAACAACAGGGCGGCGAGGTAGAGGTAGTTGACCGGGTTCACTTCGACGCCTCCTCGGGCCGCTTGAACGTCGCCGGTTCGATCTCCGTGCGCTCCAGGCGTTCCTCCGCGCGCTGTTCCAGCGCCCGCAGGTCGCCCAGCGCCTCGGCGGACACATCACGGATCTGGCCGCGCTCGCGCAGCGTCTTGTTGACGGTCAGCTCGGACGGGGTGCCGTCGGGGAGCAGGCCCGCGATGTCCACGGCGTTGTGCCGGGCGTAGACGCCAGGGGCGGGCAGCGGCGGGACGTGCGTGCCTTCGCGGACGCGCTGTTCTGCCAGCTCGCGCTGGGTCTTGGCGCGCTCGGTGCGCTCGCGGTGGGTGAGCACCATGGCGCCGACGGCGGCCGTGAT from Streptomyces roseochromogenus subsp. oscitans DS 12.976 encodes the following:
- the nuoK gene encoding NADH-quinone oxidoreductase subunit NuoK encodes the protein MNPVNYLYLAALLFTIGATGVLIRRNAIVVFMCIELMLNACNLAFVTFSRMHGNLDGQIIAFFTMVVAAAEVVVGLAIIVSLFRTRHSASVDDASLMKL